A DNA window from Setaria viridis chromosome 2, Setaria_viridis_v4.0, whole genome shotgun sequence contains the following coding sequences:
- the LOC117846232 gene encoding GDSL esterase/lipase At5g03610 gives MSSMLPAILLPLISLLVLLNASHVESARPTSGTFHWYNGLFVFGDSFADTGNFPKSDLSEVTRQWYKPYGCSHGFLQDPTGRFSNSLVQSDFIARILGRSQAPQTFRATEGNYPDKFGVNFAVGGAGVFEVPRKAPTLAQQIDSFKKMLDGGDIGKWQLEESVALVAISGNDYARVANMSSDGEILDFIGNVTDGIAAGVERLRGLGVTKVLVNTLHPLGCTPWQARPSNYTKCMGRGNMAAGFHNDGLESKLNATSSDCVYLIDLNRAFTNIIDPSDADDIPQVAKRFTEKLKPCCESVDPKGYCGQVDEDGGDQYSVCSNPEKHFFWDDVHPTQAGWEAVMEQLQQDIKDFLHISY, from the exons ATGAGCAGCATGCTCCCGGCGATCCTCCTTCCCTTGATCTCCCTCCTCGTCTTGCTAAATG CCTCGCACGTCGAGTCTGCTCGGCCGACCTCGGGCACCTTCCATTGGTACAATGGGCTGTTCGTGTTCGGAGATTCCTTCGCCGACACCGGCAACTTCCCCAAGTCAGATCTGAGCGAAGTGACTCGCCAGTGGTACAAACCCTACGGCTGCTCCCATGGGTTTCTCCAGGATCCAACCGGGCGCTTCTCCAACAGCTTGGTTCAATCTGATTTCATCG CAAGGATTCTGGGGCGCTCCCAGGCCCCGCAGACGTTCAGGGCCACGGAAGGAAACTACCCGGACAAGTTCGGCGTCAACTTCGCCGTGGGTGGCGCCGGCGTGTTCGAGGTGCCGCGCAAAGCGCCAACCCTGGCCCAGCAGATCGACTCCTTCAAGAAGATGCTCGACGGCGGGGACATCGGGAAATGGCAGCTCGAGGAGTCCGTCGCGCTGGTGGCCATCTCCGGCAACGACTACGCGCGCGTCGCCAACATGAGCAGCGACGGCGAGATCCTCGACTTCATCGGGAACGTGACGGACGGgatcgccgccggcgtggagcGGCTGCGGGGGCTGGGCGTGACCAAGGTCCTCGTCAACACGCTTCACCCGCTGGGCTGCACGCCGTGGCAGGCCAGGCCGTCCAACTACACCAAATGCATGGGCCGTGGCAACATGGCCGCGGGGTTCCACAACGACGGCCTCGAGAGTAAGCTCAACGCGACGAGCAGCGACTGCGTCTACCTCATCGACCTCAACCGGGCCTTCACCAACATCATCGATCCATCCGATGCCGACGACA TCCCGCAGGTGGCGAAGAGGTTCACGGAGAAGCTGAAGCCATGCTGCGAGAGCGTCGATCCCAAGGGCTACTGCGGGCAGGtggacgaggacggcggcgaccaGTACAGCGTCTGCTCCAACCctgagaagcacttcttctgggACGACGTGCACCCCACTCAAGCTGGCTGGGAGGCCGTCATGGAACAGCTTCAGCAGGACATCAAGGATTTCCTCCACATTTCCTACTAG